One Odontesthes bonariensis isolate fOdoBon6 chromosome 12, fOdoBon6.hap1, whole genome shotgun sequence genomic window, CAGGTGCGAGGTGGCTAAGCAAGTGCAGGCTACCCAGTTTGTTGCTGTGCAGGCGGATGAGACAACTGATGTGTCATGCAAATCGCAGATGGTTATTGTCTTAAGGTACATGGTGGACAACAGCGTAACAGAGCGGTTTCTGGAATTCATCGAAGTGAAGGACAAAACTGCCATCGGCCTTTCTACCGCTATCAAAAAAGCCCTTGAGCCACTGAGGCTGACAGAAAAGCTCATAGCCCAAACGTACGATGGTGCAGCGGTTATGCGTGGCAGTGTTGGTGGCGTGCAGACACTCATGAGAGAAAGTTACCCAAACGCACATTTTGTGCACTGCTACGCCCACCAGCTAAATTTAACTCTTCAGCAAGTGTGTGCAGCAAGAATCAGTGAGCTGAAGGTGTTTTTTGCAGATCTGGCTGGTTTTGCCACCTTTTTCTCTACCTCACCGAAAAGAACGGCTGCTCTGGCGGAGACATCAACCAAGCGGATCCCGCGACCACCCAGCACGCGATGGAATTTTAAGAGTAGGACCGTGAATGTGGTGTGGGAAACTCGGGAAGAGATACTGGAGTGTCTGGATAATATTCGCACTCAACCAGGATGGGACAAGGTGTCCATCAGCGAGGCATACGGCCTCACCATGCACCTGCGGGACCGCACGTTTCTCCAACTGCTGGAGTTCTTTGCCAAAGTTATGCCTGAAGTGGATGTGTTGTACAGCATACTACAGAAAAGAGAGATCGACGCATCTGGGGTGAACCGTGCAGTGGAGAATTTCAAAGTGAACATGAGAGACATCAGAGCAAGTGCAGATGAAATTGGTAACCAAGCTAGTGAGGAACCGGGCACAGCAAAGCGCAGGAAAACGAATTTGCCTGCAGTGATGAAGGAGGCCTGTGATACAATGATCGCGCAAGTGGAGGACCGGTTCTCCAAAAGTGACCATCTTATTGCCGCACAGCTGGTGGACTGCTCACTGTTCGCAAAGTTTCTGAACTCATTCCCGGAGGTCCAACTCGCCTGTGCTATCAAGCTTTGGCCCACAGCTCTTAACAACATGGGGAAGCTGCGAACTGAGCTGGCTCTGCTATACGGACACACTGAGCTGCACACAGGAAAATCTGCACTGTCGCTGTTCCAGGCCCTCCACGAAAACAACCTGCAAGAGGCCCTGTCTGAAACCTGCACTCTGCTCAGCATTATCATTACAACCCCTATGACGTCTGCGGAGTCTGAGAGGAACTTTTCGACGTTAAAAAGGATTAAGACATTCACAAGAAACACGATGGGACAACAGCGACTGAACGCCCTCTCCATGCTTTCCATTGAAAACCCATTCGTCGATGGACTGACGGACTTTAACAGCAAAGTCACGGAGACGTTTGCTCACGCCAAGAACCGCCGCGCCAGCTTCCTATTCAAGTGATCGGCATTGGTAAGTCTAACCTTTTTATTTAAACTAAAGTTTACTTTTGACGTTTAGCTAATTTCGTTCAACGAATATTATTCGTTATATATcattattatataatataataatgatatatAACGAATAATATTCGTTGTATGCGAATATTATGACAtaggcttttcttttttttctatttctacagTGTAAACCGGATTGGCGAATGTACTTCTGAGTTGATGTGTTGCTTTGGACATGTTTTGGAcggtgctttttgtttttgaagcTGATGGATGCGTAACAAAATGCAAGAGACTTTTATGGACGAACTATAACTAACTAGGCCCTGTGTTTTGCAGCCTGAAATAATGTCTGTCTGTATATAAGCGAACATTTTATGTGTAAAAAGCCCAATGGAAGGAGTTTTGTAAAGGCTAATTTGTGCCCAATTCATTGTTTGAAAAATCAAATGTATAGAGGCGTTATGCCACCTTCCGTcttagacttttattttgataaaGGTATCGAATTTGTTTATATGTTACTGTGGGAACGTGAACGTCTTGTCATACCACCTCTTGTTACGGGCGGATGCTCGTGTACAAAGTTGAAATTGTGTAGTTTTATGGACCCATATGAGACTATAGTGCTTACAGTGGTGTTTTGCCAGTTTATTGAATATATTGTCACAGtgtggaagaaaaataaaaagagtaaTTTCACCAGCAGTAAAAGTTTTATCCACTACATACGGGGATCCGTCTGACATTATGTTATCGCTAGTTGTTGTATGCCAGACGTGTGCCACAAGCTTAATAAAGCATGCAATTAAGTTATTTAAAAATAGTATttgaaacaggatttctgcTGTCTGCCGGCACTCAAAATGCAGCCTGTAGCGTATGCTTACTAGTACCGTATATAGGCTAGGTCTATAGCTTATAATAATCAGCTACCTCTATTTTTGTGAGGGTGACATGACGTCATACAAAATTGCCCCACCAGAAATTTCAAGCTAGAAACGCCACTGAGGTTTAAAACTGAGGGGCGTTCATTCCAAAGGGAGTGGTATCAAGACAATCCCTGGTTAGAATATTCTGTGGAAAGTGattccatgttttgttttagttgacGACTTTTCATGAAAGAGGAAAAGTACATGAGTAAAGTAGCTTGGAGAACTGTGGGAGTTGACGATTGGAAAAAAGGCACAGAAAAAATGAAGGAGcataaaaaaacagaagcacATATGGTAAACATGGTAAGGTAGAGCAACTTTAAGCAGAGACCACTGGAAGAAGCTTTCAGAAGGGCTGACATGGAAGGCCAAGCCAGAAGAGAAGAGCAACGTCAATGAAACAGGGAGATAATGAGAGGACTGACAGACATTACACTGTATCTTGCACGACAAAGTATTCAGGGGTCAGAATGAAAATAATACTTCTCTGAACAAGGGAAATTTCTTGAGCTTGTACAGCTACTTTCAAATTATGACTCCACCATCAAAATTCATCTTGATCACATCAACAAAATCCATTCAAAACATGAACAGCTCATGTTTCACTGTTGTCCAACAGGACACAGAATGACATCATCAGTGCCCTTGCTACCTACAGTATGTCAGAGGAGAAATTCTCTTGGATGAGACAACAGATGTTTCTCTTGTTGAGCAAGTGTCCTTTGTTGTTCGTTTTGTCCATCAAATGGAAATCAAGGAGAGATTTTTACAGGTGAGTGATGTGACAGTAAACGACAGCAAAAGAATTGGAGGATGTTATGATGACAGTCCTTGAGGACAATGGATTAAAAATGGAAGACATCAGGGGCCAAGGCTACGATGGAGCTGCTATCATGAGTGGAGGATACAGCTGCCTGCAGTCACAAATTCAAAGCCACAACGAGAAAGCTTCATACGTGCACTGCCATGCCCACTGTCTCAACCTTGTCTTGGTGGAGAGTGCCAAATCAAGTCGGCCCTTTGTCAGTTTTTTCAATCTAGTTGAGAGTCTCCACCTTCCAAGCCAGATCCCCAAAACGCCATCCTGCATCTGTGACACTCAAACTTGTACCCGGGTCAAAGAGTCTGTGAACTGAAAAGGCTTGCCTGACACAAGGTGGGCATGCAGCGAAGATGCTCTGAGAGCCCTGAAGAAGGTCCTTTCTGCAGTGGTAGCTGCAAGCTTCTTCAGAACATGGCTGACAGCGATCCACCAGACTCTGCAGCAGGTGATGCCCGGATGCTCCTGCGCAGTATAGGTTTGGAATCGATCCTGTGCATGGAGATCACCACACCCATCTTTAATGAGACTGCCATTGCATCTGCTACGCTTCAGAGAAAGAACCTTGACTCATCAGCATCATACACCATTGTCGAAGGGGTCATTAAAAGAGTAAAGGCAATGAGGACAGATGAGGAGTTCAAGATCCTTTTTACAAAATCAAAAAGGCAAGCCGAGGCAGCAGGCATTGAGGTGCCAGAAGAAATACCTGGGCAAGCCAGACGCAGGAAGGTACCTCAAAAGTACAAGTATAGCTCTAAATCAGCAACAGAGGATTACCAATACTACCGAGGAAAGGTGTTATTTTCCTTCCTTGACAGGCTGTCCCATGAGCTACACCGAAGATTCAAGGGAAACAATGACACACCTACTGGGAAAATCCTATCAGGCCTTCACTGCCTTACCGTCACTGGAAGGGTAAACTAGATGACAAAGCTGCTGCATCTGTCAAACATATGTGCCACTTCTATGATGTAGATGAAGAAAACCTCCTCACTAAGCTCAAGGTATTCCACTCATCATATGCACTCCCCTCCAACAATGTCACAGAGTCTGACCATGCTCCTCAGAACATATGTGACTATACCAGTAACGGCTTCAGTAGAGCGGTCCTTCTCAAAACTGAAACTCATTAAAACTGTGCTGAGAAAAGGGTGTGGGGAAAAAAGCCTATCTTACCTAATGCTCCTCTCCATTGAAAGAAACATCACTATTGATCAGAACAAGGTCATATACAAACAGATGGCCAAACGAAGAAATTTACTGTAGTTCCACTTGCCACGTATGGGCACAAAGACTTGAGGCTAGTCGTCGTCGTTCATCATAGTTTGTTTCTTTTgagtaaatacataaataaatagttTAAATGTGTATTGCTCCCTGTGTGATTTTATCACACAGTCCTCTTGTTTGAAGAAAACACattaaactccagaagactaTTAGGACCAAGAAATACTATGACACATTACTGTTGCAATGACAGCAATGTTGGGCCCTTTGTTGATCTATATTTAGCCAGAACTAGGCTAGGGTTAGGGGGTCTCACAGAACCAGTTTGGATTATCTGGTGCTAATATGGTGTTAAAATGCACTACAATACAGGAAATGGCATCTAGTTAATTGAAAATGTTCTGGGGGAAGACTCCCAAACACCCTAGGGATTTATTTCCTTCATACATCCATGTCGCTGTGTGTTCTTCACAGTCCAATCCAGTCCAATTGAAATCCAAACAGTTCTCATGGATGCTGAACCTAACAGCAAACTAGCCTGAGTAGTCTGTCTAGTTTTGTCTAGTTAGTCTGTTTTAAGGCGCCATTTGTATCACATATAAAATGTGTCTAAAGTGCCCTCTACAGTGGTCTTGC contains:
- the LOC142396079 gene encoding zinc finger MYM-type protein 1-like, whose amino-acid sequence is MNNVDYLLRVQFSTLSMGEKLEIKRLGAHRPDNLVLLQPGDKTTRTFKTEWFNRKTWLTASASKHALFCFPCLLFGNGTGDSVWTSDGFKDLKHLAERTVKHESSKTHLLCAMKLGLLGKVNVMAQLDGAYQRNIAEQNKKTEENRYVLSRLITCLKLCGKCELGLRGHYESADSVNPGIFKCIFQTMCEGDSRLKRHYDTEPIFKGTSSTIQNELLDCMYEVYRCEVAKQVQATQFVAVQADETTDVSCKSQMVIVLRYMVDNSVTERFLEFIEVKDKTAIGLSTAIKKALEPLRLTEKLIAQTYDGAAVMRGSVGGVQTLMRESYPNAHFVHCYAHQLNLTLQQVCAARISELKVFFADLAGFATFFSTSPKRTAALAETSTKRIPRPPSTRWNFKSRTVNVVWETREEILECLDNIRTQPGWDKVSISEAYGLTMHLRDRTFLQLLEFFAKVMPEVDVLYSILQKREIDASGVNRAVENFKVNMRDIRASADEIGNQASEEPGTAKRRKTNLPAVMKEACDTMIAQVEDRFSKSDHLIAAQLVDCSLFAKFLNSFPEVQLACAIKLWPTALNNMGKLRTELALLYGHTELHTGKSALSLFQALHENNLQEALSETCTLLSIIITTPMTSAESERNFSTLKRIKTFTRNTMGQQRLNALSMLSIENPFVDGLTDFNSKVTETFAHAKNRRASFLFK